A window of Globicephala melas chromosome 2, mGloMel1.2, whole genome shotgun sequence genomic DNA:
aaaaaaaattatatacctaCATTGTAATACAAGGAAAGGtcataatgaaagaaaaggacaaaatgataaaaattcatAAATCAACAGAGGGGATATGTCTTGATGACTTCAGGATAGGGAAGGACTTCTTAAAACACAAACATCACTAGAAGTCTTCCAAATTAATCTGTATCCATTAGTGCACTCTCTGGTTATAACCATTCAGTTGGTTAATAATCCTCCCTCATATTTCCCTATTTTTCCACAAGGATATTAAAAGAAACTGTTATAAAATGTATCACTAGAACCTAAAGGAACTGAATATCTAGCTCTCTCTGGTCTTTCACCCTAGTAACACTATTAGAATAGTACTGCTGTCATGTTGGACTATGATAAGGGCCACTCCTAAGGATGACAGAATGGGGAAGTGGAAGGAAGCTGGTTCCCAACAACTTTGTGGAACTGCCATTCCTGCCCTGGGCTGCCTATTGCCCGATTTCTTTTAACTGAGAGAGAAGTAAACTATTTTGCTTAAAGAAAAAAGCGGGGAAGGGGGTATTACTCTAATGGATTGAAGTGATCCTAAAACCAAGAATTCAAGCCTAGAGAGAATGAAGCAGGCCAAActgcacagtattttttttccaaacaaattTAATTCTGTTCCAGCCCCAAAGAAGGGGAAgcacctaaattttaaaaataaaaactgctcaAAAACTAAgtcactaaaaaaattaaaccccCTCCCTTAGCAATAAATACTGAAATGATATATACACATGAGGCTTAGGAAGGAGGCAAGAACAGGAACCTTGGGAATTCTGTCCCATGACAAGGTCCCAACACTTCTACCAACTCCATGCTCTTTGCCTAAAACATAGAAGAGCAatggaagaggcaggagatatACCAGGGACATGTGTGGCCCCAGAGAGAGCTGGAAcacaacaggaaagaaagaagacacaaagtGTCTTACagggcagaggaaaggaaagtTGTCATCTAAAACGTCCCCCCAATTCCAGTTGCGTCACTGGATCTGGCTGGTGCAGTTGCCGAGTGCCCTTGAGCTTTTCTGCTTGCCTCTACTCCCTCTTTAGCATGCCATCCAAGGAAGGTCATTCACACTGTGGCCTCGATGCCACTGTGGCAGCGGCCTGGCTGCTGGAGCCCTGAGGCTTCCCATTCACCACCAGCAGGAGGGGCGTCTCCACACGAACACTGGAAAAGGAATAGTCCTGGAAAAGACAAATATACAGAGGCTCATTACAGATCCTAAGATGGAAGAAACTCCAGCACAGGGATACACCACCTGTGGCTTTCTCACCCCCTCCTTTCTACCTCCCGCAGCAGATATACCCCTTACCTCCATCTCACATTAAACAAAGCTGAACTAACATAGGGGATGTAATTTTCCCAAAGTTTTCAATCTTCAGAAGGAAAATCTGGGACAGGTAGAGTGCCAGTAACTGTCATTACAAGAATGGGACAATTCTGATTCAAAAAGAACAGGATCCTGGCACTGCCCAACAAAACGGTCCCACCAGCTCTACAGAATCTTCCCTTCCCACagtgtttatcataaattatAACTAAATACACACAGCAGCCAAGCCAGAGCCAatagaaagtctgagaaactcttAGATCAAGTGTTTGTAAAGTTATAAATTAATCTGCCTAATATAAATTAGACTTACTTCTCCTTTAATATCAGGAGGAATTAACAAAATGTAGGTTTAAACATTCTCCTAATAACGGAAAACATCAGCTCAATTTATCAGTTCAAATGTACTTTAAGTTGCAAAATGTGTTGTTAAAAGATCTTTATCCAAAAAATACTTTTCCACTTGGAGTACAAAGGAGGTTCTTTTGAGTCAAAATAAAGAAGTGAATTAAACAGTTTtcataaatcaatttttaaaacatcctaACAGGAACATGGGCAAGTGaccaaaaaaaagcaatttataaaAGAATTATAGTCAATAAACATATGATAAAATTTTCAACCTCACCAATAATCAAGAAACCAAAGCCAAACAATATTGATGCTATACTTTTCATGTAAAATcagcaaataatttttcaaaggtTTCTACACAGAGTTGCAAAGAAAACCATAGAAAAACAATTACTGACATCCACGGTTGATATTAACTggtacaaccttccaaaaaatagtttggcaatatgtatcaaaagtcttagagggacttccctggtggcgcagtggttaagaatccacctgccaatgcaggggacaagggttcgatccctggtctgggaagatcccacatgccgcggagcaactaagcccatgtgccacaactactgaagcccgtgagccctagagcccacgcactgcaactactgagcccacgcaccacaactactactgaagcctgcatgcctagccctgcgcactgcaactactgagtccacacaccgcaactactgaagcccgcgtgcctagagccagtgctctgcaacgagaagccacagcaatgagaagcccgtgcaccgcaacgaacagcagcccccgcttgccacaactagagaaagcctgcgtgcagcaacaaagacccaacgcagccaaaaaaaaaaaaaccacagtctTAGAATTCTGCATACCCTTTGGAGCCAGGATTCTACCTTAGAAATTCacttaatttctttaatgaattaattaaatttatttaataatcatgGATATgcacagatattaaaatatttactaaagtaCTTTTATAGTAAGGAACAATTATTAATAATCTAGATCTGGGGtcagcaaattttttctgtaaagagtcaaataataaatatttcaggctttgtgggtCATATAGTCTCTGTCACAGAACTATTCATCTCTGACACTAGTAGAAAAGCAGTCACAGACAACAGTAAACAAATGGGTATACtttgtttcaaaaaaatttaattacaaacactgaaattttcatttcctgtAATTTTCATGTatcacaaattattattattctttcaattgttttcattaaaaaatataaaaaccattcttggCTCAcaagccatacaaaaacaggcagtgagcCAGAATTGGTCAACCGGCCAGAGTTTGCTGACTGACCCTTAATCTAAATGGGGAAAAAGCGGTTAAATATCTGCTCTTGTAGagttttgtaaggattaaatggtCCAATGCAGGCCATAAAACTCTTTGCACAGTGTCTAGCAGTCAGTAAATTTtaactatcatcatcatcttcatcaccaCCTCTATGTGTTAATTCAAAACAATGTTGCAGAATATGGAAAACCACAGGAAATGTTCACAAACATTTGCATATAATACTCCactcataattaaaaatatacatacgaATGTGTACATAAATTTATGAAAAGACTGGAGGTTTACATACCAAACTGTTAACAGTAATAACATCTGACTGACAATATTttagtccattttttaaaatttatttttattgaaataattggcatataacattatgtaagtttaaggtattaatcaacatgttaatttgatatatttatatattgcaatatgattaccaccattACATTAGCTAACATctctatcacatcacataattatcatttcatttttatggtgggaacaattaagatctagtctcttggcaactttgaagtttataataccatattgttgtctataatcactatgctgtgcattagatctccaggacttatttaccTACTGGTTGCAAGTTTATACCTTTAAACAACATCTCCCCAATTCCACCATCCCAGgataatcaccattctactctctggttTCACAGTTCggctttttaagatttcacatgtaagtgatatcatatgtatttgtctttctctgttcagtccattttttaaattctttttgtttaCTCGTAGTTTTTtagtaaagaaaagtaaaactattagttaaaaataaattacatatacGTGTGTAAATATAGGATatcatacaacacacacacacacatatatgcattattttatgtatattttttaaaagaggtaaACGTGCCCCACTTTGAGAGCCTATGAGGTGAGAAAGAATCCTAGCCATCACTCACCTTTCCCTTGTGCTGAATTCGGTGAAGCCGAAGGTTAGGCTCAGGGATGGCTACAGAGTCCCCAATGAGCACTCCCCAGCTCTGCACCATATTATATACCATCACTGCACAGCAAGGTCCATCTGAATCTACCAGGCCAAATGTACTGCCGGGTTAAGATGGgttaagagagagaagagaggaaaaaaaaaaaaaaaagctttcttagTTACTTATTTAGAACTCCTATGACAGGTACTATCATTCACTATGTACATCTAAGGGCTCATTTGTCTTAGATATGTATCTTTAGAGAACATGCACAAGACTCATCAATCTGTCACTTTTCTAAGAACTTGGgacacattcaacaaatattaataatgaactaGTTcgaaagcaattgtaccccaataaagatgttaaaaaaaaaaaaatgaactagtTCGAAATGTTGCAGCAGAACAGTATTCCTGCTCTATCAATTTAACTATCACAACCTTCATCAAACTCGCTAACCATTACtgtcaatttaatttaattccacaAACTTTCACTGAATACCtatcatgtgtcaggcactgtgagcGAGCTTATTAGTCTAGTGGGTGTCAGACAATTAGACCATCACTGACAGTACAACTGCGATAGGTGCCAGAATAGCTTTTTGCTTGTGATGAATTCAGTGAAGCCAAAGGTTGGgctgtgggagcccagaggagaaaTGTCTAAATCAATGGAAAGCCAGGAAGGTTTCTGTGAAGAGGAGACCCTCAAACTGAAtcttaaagaatgaaaaactaCCTGGGTTAAAACAGGAGAACTAATCCTCAGTGGAAATAAAAAATCTCTAAGGGAAGGGGATATGGCTTGACTGGGAAGGAACATAAGAGAACTTCTGAGGTGGTGGTAATGTTCTCTATAGGTGTTTAGGTTATATgggtgtatgcatttgtcaaaacttaggAAATATGCACTAAGATCTgtacatttcattgtatgtaaattttacataaaaagaataaaattatgaaCAAATATTGAACTGTACTTAATGActgcatgctgaagtatttagaggAAAGTATACTAatgtctgcaatttactttgaaatggaCCAAGAATAAGAGAGACCAACAGATGAACAGGGGAATAAATAGATCTGTGATAAActaagtataataaaatattaatagtagaCTATaggtacacaaatgttcactgtaaaattctttcaatttcACTGTATGtttgagaatttttataataaaatgttgggggaAAAATGTAATCTATATCAAGAAGCAGCAAAAAGATTATCCAGGCATAGTAACTGTGTGTAAAAACACAGAGGCATGAAAATAGCTGTTCTGAAACCTACAAAATAATCCCAAGGTTGGGACAAAAGGTACAAGCGTTAAAGTGACGAAGATAATGGACACGGGGAGGCAGGGAGAAAATCATAAAGGGTTTTGGGTGTTAAGCTAAAGAGTTAAAACTTCATCCTAAAAGCTACACAGTACCAGTAAGAGATTTTAAACAAGAAATAGCAATGGTCAGATCTGCATCTGGGAAATATTTCTCTGTACTGTGGAACACTGGAGGAAAAACAGGGAACAGGGAGACTTGTCTGTTGATGTATTAAGAGGCTTTATTAAATTAGTAAAGACAGGAAAGTAGGGACTAAAAGGTATATCTATTGGACTTGGTGACTGCCTCAAAGCAAGAGAATGGAGAAGTCTAGAACAACTTCCAAAAGTCTTAATTAAGTGACTGAGTAGAGGTGGTACCATTGATTGAAAAGGAATTCAGGGAGGACAAACAGGTTGCCAGAGAAAGATGAGGTGAGTAATTCTGAACATACTGAGTTAGAGGTTTCTTATTATAGCCCAGAGGCAGCTAGATATAGGAATCCGAAAGTTGGAAATGAGCCCTGGGCTGGAGCTAGACCTGTGAGCATAGAAGAGGCAGCCAAAGACTTGGGTTTGTATGACGTCACCAAATGAGATGACCTATAAGTGAGATGGTGAAGAATCGATGCTCATGCCATCACTTGGCACGCCCAAATTCACAGCAAACACTGCAAATCAAGCACAGCATTCTCCTGGTGAAACCAGTCaaagcctcagaatccttctttaCAGTAAATCATGCAGCCACTGCCAAGTGATCAAAGTTGTCATCTATTTGCCATCCTGAtatagagagaaaagaggaaaggaacaaAAACAGAGTCCTCCTAGACCTTAACGTTTAGAAATTGCACATAAAAAGAGGAGTAGCAAAATATTTGTTCTCAAGGGCCCCTAAAACCCTACCTTTGTCtatatttctttctcattcctCTTAACTCTAGGGTCTGCTCTAGTAACTAAACTTTTCTCAACTATCTTCTTGCTCTTCAATTGTTCAAATTCGTATACCATGAAAATGCCATGGAGGAATATCAGGCATACAATGGGAGTTATATTTTAGTTTGAATGGAGCAGAAGGGATATGAAAGGGAACAGTGACAGAGAAATCAGAATGCTTCCAGTAGAAGCTACTGGATCAAACACTGGTGAtcccagaaacaaaaaaaattcagtagaaaacaggaaaaggaaactaGTCAACCAGGGATTGGGAAGTGAGTGAAGGACCAAGGAATGATGATACTGATCAAATCCTCATTTATCAAgagttaaaaattttccaaatgaatatttttaactcATTTCCTCTGCTAGACTATAAGCACCCTTCATTTGggtgtgttactttttttttttttaactccctaCAAcacacatagcagatgctcaatgaatattcGTTGAATAACATCTGAGAGAATCTCTCCATCAGGCCATAAATTCAAACTCAAAGCTCACCTTCCAGAACTGCTTAGGCATACCTAAGTCCAAACAGGACTTAGAATTCTTCCTCTTTGTGCCTCTATGATCATGAAAACACAAAGAGGTAGGAGAATTTTAAGGTTTCCATCTGTCTcataaaaaaaaagtagctgtCAAATTTCAGCTTCGAATATAGGAGTCCACAGAACACCAAGCTCAGGGAAAAAATGGACGGTGACAGAATCTATAGAGATTGTTAGATATCACCTAAACAATACCTGCTCACAGAAGGGAAGACAGTCACAGAAGGGAAGCAGAACTCACTAATCTCTGACCACTAACAATGTCCTCAACTTTTAGAGAAAGGCCAGGAAATAAGAGCAACTagtttaaaaggatgaaaaagagaaaaggcaacaGAAACTCACAAGGGGACTTTCTCCTCCGTAGTAAGGCTGAATACCACCTTTCCCAGGACCACAGCTCCACTATTTATACCAGGCTGCAGAGCACTCAGGGGCTTGCGCTCCAGGGTCACCTTCTGCCCAGAGGCTGACTGATAGTGCCCATCTCCACAAGGGCCTAAATGGGCTGGGCGCAAGCTTCCCAGCATGCTCTGTAACTTTCTGGTCTTCACCTTCCCctgcaaaggaaaaggaaataggtaAGAAGCTGGGAActgatggggagggtgggagggagggagacgcaagagggaagagatatggacatatatgtatatgtatagctgattcactttgttataaagcagaaactaacacactattgtaaaacaattgtactccaataaggACGTTAAAAAAAGAAGCTGGGAACTAGTCACTCTCCTTGAGAGTCTAGTCCTCCCCTCCCACCTACCCACTTCTATAGGGTCACTACTACCGAGGCctactttattcttattttattggcCTACAGCAGAATAAAAAAGCAGAATTCAGCATTTAGACATCTCTACCTTGCTCTCAAGGAGGCTGGTTAATCTATTCAGGAAATCCAGTAGTTGCTGCTCTCGCTGCTGGGGCTCTGGCCAGGCAGGGTCCAGTGCTGCAGCCCGAGAAAAGCCTTCCAGGGCCTCCCCATAATTCTCTTCATATTTATGTAACTGCACAAGAAGTAACCAAAAAACCTCCCAATTATAAGTGTGTTCAACACAAACTAtccgtggggtggggggaggggctggggagagattAGTAATAGCACAGTGGGCTAGGAATCTAGAGAAATAAACTGTTTTCCTTCCCAGCTGTCTTCCTCTTCTACAGATGAACAGCCTGAAGAGCCAGTAAACACCTTACATCCTGGCCAAGGTGATCACAACCCCAAAGATGGAATCATTTCAAAGAAGCTAACTTCCAAACTCTACAACAGTTAAGTTGTATATATtcggtgattctatttttaacagTTTACAATGAACACTTCAGGAAAGTCttctgaactgtgtcccccatcCTCTATTTACCCTCCCACCGACTCAGccccttttcctttccctccagATACTTTAGTCAAACTAAGCTAGCTTTTCCCAGAAATAATTTGGCTTTCCTCTCACAGTTTGTACCCAACCTTGTCCCTGTGAATACTCAGTCATCCTCACAGGCTAAGACCTAGATATCTTATGTATTTTACCTTCAGATGACCACTCCCCcacacaaatgattttttttttttttttaccgttgCCCTGTTCAAATGAAGATCAGGATTGCTGGAAGCTGTCCTGTCAACCTTCTCCTATAGTGGGATAAAAAGATCATCAGTGGCTCTTGTCGTAGTCTTAAGGATGGCCATGCACAGCATGTCTTAAACCTCCTTACCCTGGAAAAATTTAAGTTTCTTGCTTGTCAAAAtgtttcccagggcttccctggtggcgcagtggttaagaatccgcctgccaaggcagggaacatgcgttcgatccctggtccgggaagataccacatgccacggagcaactaaacccatacaccacaactactgagcctgcactctagagcccgcgagccacaactattgagcccacgtgccacaactactggagcccgtgcaccgagagcccgtgctccgcagcaagagaaggcaccgcaatgagaagcctgcgcaccacaacgaagagtagcccccgcttgccataactagagaaaaacccacacatggcaacaaagacccaacgcagccaaaaataaaataaattaaaaaaaaaaaagtttcctataCCCACACTGTTATACAGTTACTGCTTGTGTGGCACATACTACTCAATCCCTGAAACCTCAAGGATGAAAGGGTTTCGTATTTgcatgaaactttaaaatatgattataatTTATCCATGCAATagtataaaaatagaagaaatatgtGATTAACATCTGataaagggacttccccggtggctcactggttaagactccgtgctcccaatgcagggggcccaggttcaatccctggtcagggaactaaatccacatgcatgctgcaactaagagttcacatgctgcaactaaggagcccacgagctgcagttaagacctggcgcaaccaaataaataaataaataagtctgtcatacagagtgaagtaagtcagaaagagaaaaacaaataccctacgctaatgcatatatgtggaatctaaaaaaccggtatggatgaacctagtggcagggcaggaataaagatggagacgtagagaatggacttgaggacacggggtggggaagggaagctgggatgaagtgagagagtagcattgacatatatacactaccaaacgtaaaatggatggctagtgggaagctgctgcatagcaccgggagatcagctcagtgctttgtgaccacctagaggggtgggatagggagggtgggagggaggctcaagagggaggggacatggggatatatgtatacatatagctgattcattctgttgtatagcagaaactaatacaacattgtaaagcagatatattccaataaagatgaaagaaaaaaaacccttgaccaacacaggtttgaactgcatagATCCACTTACATGTGAATTTTTTCCAGTAAAAACtacaatactaaaaaaaaaaaaaaaaaaaaaaaaaaactgataaaaaatttattttaatcaataaGATGCTGGTATAAATGAGGAAAGCCTAGGAAAGAAATGATGTCAATTTAATGCATTTCCTCTGCCCATGAGCCTGGCTCCAGATACAAACATCTACATCCAAGCTCCCTTAAAACACACAGTGAAAGCCAAATTCTGATTCTCCAATTTCAATACAGGGCCAGAAACCACATGACAGTGCAGACAAATATGTTATGAAGAAACTGCTGGTGATGTTCATGGCTatgatcactttatttttttaat
This region includes:
- the TTC5 gene encoding tetratricopeptide repeat protein 5 isoform X2 codes for the protein MEKTLQQMEEVVGSAQGKAQVLMLTGKALNVTPNYSPKAEELLSKAVKLEPKLVEAWNQLGEVYWKKGDVAAAHTCFSGALTHCKNKVSLQNLSMVLRQLRTDSGDEHSRHVMDSVRQAKLAVQMDILDGRSWYILGNAYLSLYFNTGQNPKISQQALSAYAQAEKVDRTASSNPDLHLNRATLHKYEENYGEALEGFSRAAALDPAWPEPQQREQQLLDFLNRLTSLLESKGKVKTRKLQSMLGSLRPAHLGPCGDGHYQSASGQKVTLERKPLSALQPGINSGAVVLGKVVFSLTTEEKVPFTFGLVDSDGPCCAVMVYNMVQSWGVLIGDSVAIPEPNLRLHRIQHKGKDYSFSSVRVETPLLLVVNGKPQGSSSQAAATVASRPQCE
- the TTC5 gene encoding tetratricopeptide repeat protein 5 isoform X1, which translates into the protein MMAEEEEEVKEILPKLQELVDRLYSFRECYFETHSVEDAGRKQQDVREEMEKTLQQMEEVVGSAQGKAQVLMLTGKALNVTPNYSPKAEELLSKAVKLEPKLVEAWNQLGEVYWKKGDVAAAHTCFSGALTHCKNKVSLQNLSMVLRQLRTDSGDEHSRHVMDSVRQAKLAVQMDILDGRSWYILGNAYLSLYFNTGQNPKISQQALSAYAQAEKVDRTASSNPDLHLNRATLHKYEENYGEALEGFSRAAALDPAWPEPQQREQQLLDFLNRLTSLLESKGKVKTRKLQSMLGSLRPAHLGPCGDGHYQSASGQKVTLERKPLSALQPGINSGAVVLGKVVFSLTTEEKVPFTFGLVDSDGPCCAVMVYNMVQSWGVLIGDSVAIPEPNLRLHRIQHKGKDYSFSSVRVETPLLLVVNGKPQGSSSQAAATVASRPQCE